A genomic stretch from Plasmodium brasilianum strain Bolivian I chromosome 9, whole genome shotgun sequence includes:
- a CDS encoding hypothetical protein (conserved Plasmodium protein), translating to MWIEKDTRENCTHGGALSKQVNNDIETLKKRNNFLCNNKSRNIFSESIRTNSGENLSKYSKNDSPVGVDQKKDMKARYDSSNNTIVTSNIFEEGLSKKCMNRSINFNSTNTCKRTNESDKSYEQDKLKEKFYLNSNKNKTMFNSTNLGKGKKLDFLNNVNDEMVEKSTQNFDNMKSKNSYNMNPNYYKNTQYLNNSSIYNDSIINNKTVLCQDYADMKELHMEVEDLHKLDLGRGVVKHNDSVIKGDSHFTLTSNKKGIFSYTKSSPSKLHTKRGMEETEREILHKEKESNYQNSVNSSSKNNFLRMKEFIRKDVPRIIKNTVDNNLSKNIDKRVQDAIEQKIMHFVENNLFSIMEKNANNLNSSYTYEKINECINNEIKKNIDMAYENIKENVHRNINEEITKNIYSLNNTLNENINKEIENNIERIYIKVNENVDDKLNTQLIENMTNVQNNLFKNVNDELKRKMEIVGSNINSKVNENINKELVKNIDFLNKKINENIHKELTKNMHILNRNIDENLHDQIQKNTQILLKSVNENLTQEIKNNIITMQKNIDISLSENSVETRIQNMYDHSNKNVNEEMKKIIEITHEYVKESISMEVKKCIDRINITSVEENLKEELKKSMHMLENTFTATVNNKIEKTFDDFNRNIIDNENKKKKGIEDIIIEKMNFLENNFTLHVQEKIQINMNKLREEVIASLNDEIIKKKKEKKNIEIIHSDNVYQKISEDIIKNNEIKYDTIVHKTNEFFNTLMKEQMFLSNNFQKEMKLLKNAKTNNKNISEMVKTYLTTFQKKVYDSVEANTVQLININESLLKNMNGHASAVKRELNDHTLAVTKELMEVCANVKEKVSVEISEQVEKTIASMKSTMHDSESKIVKTLVSIINENAQKIMDDGRDAQKKDETVNKIYELVSKNNEYITSVVLNRLEEENKYSTSDNHEKIFSNLHSAITSHSGIYPDMLRQKEEKTSDYLKNMHKEINSKINYGTKYISKIIENKMNDVIRRNWRIRKYEQIRKKGLNRLDKSAIDDKNAQEYYHKKGSKMERKNAHGLHKEKEENNTTQVEVGKKCFGAHKGMNLSKRWAGKKVNMQNETARRKRLPVYIVNYWKNENNELIEVTEYLKQRTTKRVHM from the coding sequence atgtgGATAGAAAAGGACACGAGAGAAAATTGCACACATGGTGGAGCTTTAAGTAAGCAGGTGAATAATGATATTGAAActttaaaaaagagaaataattttttatgtaacaaCAAAAGTAGGAACATTTTTTCAGAATCGATAAGAACAAATTCCGGGGAAAATTTGAGTAAATACAGTAAAAATGATTCTCCAGTAGGTGTGGACCAGAAAAAGGATATGAAAGCAAGATATGATTCCTCTAATAATACTATCGTCACGTCAAATATCTTTGAGGAAGGTTTATCGAAGAAGTGTATGAATAGATCGATTAATTTTAATAGCACAAATACATGTAAGAGAACAAACGAGTCTGACAAAAGTTATGAAcaagataaattaaaagaaaaattttaccTGAAcagcaataaaaataaaactatgtTCAATAGTACTAATctaggaaaaggaaaaaaattagattTTCTGAATAATGTAAATGATGAAATGGTAGAAAAATCTACCCAAAATTTTGACAAtatgaaaagtaaaaattcgTATAATATGAACccaaattattataaaaatacacaaTACCTAAACAACAGTTCGATTTATAATGACAGTATCATAAATAACAAGACTGTACTTTGTCAAGATTACGCTGATATGAAAGAGCTTCACATGGAGGTAGAAGACCTGCACAAGCTAGATTTAGGAAGAGGTGTCGTAAAGCATAATGATAGTGTAATAAAGGGAGACTCACATTTCACCTTAacaagtaataaaaaaggcATATTCTCATATACAAAATCTTCACCTAGCAAACTTCACACAAAAAGAGGAATGGAAGAAACGGAGAGggaaattttacataaagaGAAAGAGAGTAATTACCAAAACAGTGTGAACAGTAGCagtaagaataattttttaagaatgaAGGAGTTTATTCGTAAGGACGTGCCGcgcattataaaaaatacagtaGATAATAATTTGTCCAAAAATATAGACAAGAGAGTGCAAGATGCTATAGAGCAAAAGATAATGCATTTtgttgaaaataatttattcagTATTATGGAAAAGAATGCTAACAATCTAAATAGTTCTTAtacttatgaaaaaataaatgaatgtattaacaatgaaataaagaagaacATAGATATGGCATatgaaaacataaaagaaaatgttcATAGGAACATTAACGaggaaataacaaaaaatatatattccttaaATAACACCttgaatgaaaatataaacaaagaaatagaaaataatatagaaagaatatatataaaggtgAATGAAAATGTGgatgataaattaaatacTCAGTTGATTGAAAATATGACCAATGTtcagaataatttatttaaaaatgtgaacGATGaactaaaaagaaaaatggaaatagtTGGTAGTAATATAAATAGCAAAGTAAATGAAAACATTAACAAAGAATTAGTGAAAAATATAGATTTTTTAAAcaagaaaataaatgaaaatatacataaagaGCTGactaaaaatatgcatatacttAACAGAAATATTGATGAAAATTTACATGACcaaatacagaaaaatacACAAATTTTACTCAAAAGTGTGAATGAAAATTTAACccaagaaataaaaaataatattattactatgcAGAAAAATATAGACATCAGTTTGAGTGAAAATTCAGTCGAAACAAGGATTCAAAACATGTATGACCATTCAAACAAAAACGTAAATgaggaaatgaaaaaaataatagaaattaCACATGAATATGTGAAAGAAAGTATTTCAATGGAAGTTAAAAAATGCATCGATAGGATAAACATTACATCCGTAGAGGAAAATTTAAAGgaggaattaaaaaaaagcatgCATATGCTGGAAAATACCTTCACTGCTACTGTGAATAACAAGATTGAAAAAACTTTTGATGATTTCAATAGAAATATCATcgataatgaaaataaaaaaaaaaaaggaattgaagatataataatagaaaaaatgaatttccttgaaaataattttacctTACATGTGCAGgagaaaatacaaattaatatGAACAAGTTGCGAGAAGAAGTAATAGCTAGCTTAAATGacgaaataataaaaaaaaaaaaagaaaaaaaaaacatagaaATAATACATTCCGATAAtgtttatcaaaaaataagtgaagatataataaaaaataatgaaataaaatatgatacCATAGTTCACAAAACAAATGAATTCTTTAACACATTAATGAAGGAACAAATGTTTCtatcaaataattttcaaaaagaaatgaaattattaaagaaTGCAAAGACGAATAACAAAAACATTAGTGAAATGGTAAAAACTTACTTAACCACGtttcaaaaaaaagtgtatgaCTCGGTGGAAGCAAACACGGTTCAgctaataaacataaatgaatcgcttttaaaaaacatgaaCGGTCATGCTTCAGCAGTAAAGAGGGAGCTTAACGATCATACTTTGGCAGTAACGAAGGAGCTGATGGAGGTGTGCGCAAATGTAAAAGAGAAAGTATCAGTAGAAATAAGTGAGCAAGTTGAAAAAACGATTGCAAGTATGAAAAGTACAATGCATGATAGTGAGAGCAAAATAGTTAAAACGTTAGTAAgtataattaatgaaaacgcacaaaaaataatggaCGACGGAAGGGATGCACAAAAAAAGGACGAAactgtaaataaaatatatgagtTAGTAAGCAAGAACAATGAATATATAACCAGTGTAGTACTAAATAGATTAGAGGAGGAAAATAAATACTCAACAAGTGATAATCATGAAAagattttttcaaatttacaTAGTGCAATTACTAGTCATTCTGGTATATATCCTGACATGTTAAGgcaaaaagaagaaaagacaagtgattatttaaaaaacatgcACAAGGAAATTAATtcgaaaataaattatggaactaagtatatttcaaaaattatagaaaacaaaatgaacgaTGTTATTAGGAGAAATTGGAGGAttagaaaatatgaacaaataaggaaaaaagggTTGAACAGATTGGACAAATCAGCAATAGATGATAAAAATGCTCAGGAATATTATCATAAGAAAGGTTCTAAAATGGAAAGGAAAAATGCACATGGGCTTCataaagaaaaggaagaaaataatacaacACAAGTGGAAGTAGGAAAAAAGTGTTTTGGTGCACATAAAGGCATGAACTTATCAAAAAGGTGGGCAggtaaaaaagtaaatatgcaaaatgaaACTGCGCGGAGGAAGCGGCTGCCCGTATATATAGTCAACTActggaaaaatgaaaacaacgAGTTGATAGAAGTTACTGAGTATTTAAAACAAAGAACGACAAAGAGGGTTCATATGTGA